The following are from one region of the Knoellia sp. p5-6-4 genome:
- a CDS encoding thymidine phosphorylase, whose protein sequence is MSESFDAVDVIITKRGRGELSDGQIDWVIDAYTRGVVADEQMASLAMAILLNGMNRREIARWTRAMIDTGERMDFSSLSRPTADKHSTGGVGDKITLPLAPLVAACGVAVPQLSGRGLGHTGGTLDKLESIPGWQAALSNEAMMRQLEEVGAVICAAGAGLAPADKKLYALRDVTGTVEAIPLIASSIMSKKIAEGTGALVLDVKVGSGAFMKDVDSARELAQTMVALGTDAGVKTVAMLTNMQTPLGLTAGNALEVRESVEVLAGGGPEDVVELTLTLAREMLAAAGRGDVDPADALKDGRAMDVWKAMVRAQGGDPDASLPTAKETHEVLVPADGVLTQLDAYKVGVAAWRLGAGRARKEDPVQAGAGVEMHYKPGASVRSGERLMTLHTDTPEKFERALEVLDGAFTIAPEGSRPDLLPLVIERVD, encoded by the coding sequence GTGAGCGAGTCATTCGATGCAGTCGACGTCATCATCACCAAGCGCGGCCGGGGCGAGCTGTCCGACGGGCAGATCGACTGGGTGATCGACGCCTACACCCGCGGGGTCGTCGCGGACGAGCAGATGGCCTCGCTCGCGATGGCCATCCTGCTCAACGGCATGAACCGCCGCGAGATCGCGCGCTGGACCCGGGCCATGATCGACACCGGCGAGCGGATGGACTTCTCCTCGCTCTCGCGGCCGACGGCCGACAAGCACTCCACCGGCGGCGTCGGTGACAAGATCACCCTGCCACTCGCGCCGCTCGTCGCCGCCTGCGGGGTGGCGGTGCCGCAGCTGTCGGGGCGCGGCCTCGGCCACACCGGGGGCACGCTCGACAAGCTGGAGTCCATCCCCGGCTGGCAGGCCGCGCTGTCGAACGAGGCGATGATGCGCCAGCTCGAGGAGGTGGGTGCGGTCATCTGTGCCGCCGGCGCCGGCCTGGCCCCCGCCGACAAGAAGCTCTACGCCCTGCGGGACGTGACCGGCACGGTGGAGGCGATCCCGCTGATCGCCTCCTCGATCATGAGCAAGAAGATCGCCGAGGGCACCGGCGCGCTGGTGCTCGACGTCAAGGTGGGCAGCGGCGCCTTCATGAAGGACGTCGACAGCGCCCGCGAGCTTGCCCAGACCATGGTGGCGCTCGGCACCGACGCGGGCGTGAAGACCGTGGCGATGCTGACCAACATGCAGACGCCGCTGGGCCTCACCGCGGGCAACGCCCTGGAGGTCCGCGAGTCCGTGGAGGTGCTGGCCGGCGGCGGGCCCGAGGACGTCGTCGAGCTGACCCTGACGCTGGCCCGCGAGATGCTCGCCGCGGCCGGCAGGGGCGACGTCGACCCCGCTGACGCGCTGAAGGACGGTCGGGCGATGGACGTCTGGAAGGCGATGGTCCGCGCCCAGGGCGGTGACCCGGACGCCTCGCTGCCGACGGCGAAGGAGACCCACGAGGTGCTCGTGCCGGCCGACGGGGTGCTCACCCAGCTCGACGCCTACAAGGTGGGCGTGGCCGCGTGGCGGCTCGGCGCCGGTCGGGCCCGCAAGGAGGACCCGGTGCAGGCCGGAGCCGGCGTCGAGATGCACTACAAGCCGGGGGCCAGCGTCCGGTCGGGGGAGCGGCTCATGACCCTGCACACCGACACCCCCGAGAAGTTCGAGCGCGCCCTCGAGGTGCTCGACGGCGCCTTCACGATCGCCCCCGAGGGCTCCCGGCCCGACCTGCTGCCGCTGGTCATCGAGCGGGTCGACTGA